A genomic stretch from Kribbella jejuensis includes:
- a CDS encoding bifunctional metallophosphatase/5'-nucleotidase yields the protein MARDRARLGGRRAAGLLAAGTAVALALATGGSLSQAGAATQPDAAARTTTAEAKKPKPTHSQIDLLAINDFHGNLEPATGSGGNINGIPAGGAAYLATHLKQLRAAAAAKGADSVTVAAGDLIGASPLLSAAFHDEPTVEALNGMGLEAASVGNHEFDEGWHELLRMQSGGCLPDGDGQNNQNSCPDPAHPFPGAKYKYLSANVFFTNTQKTLFAPYTIKTFKDGKKVAFIGMTLENTPNIVTKSGVEGLTFKDEVETANALVPVLHKKGVKSIVVLLHEGGFPADPKAYNSCPGISGPIVDINAGLDPEIDAIISGHTHQAYNCSLKDSAGNPRLVTSASSFGRIVTDVRLSIDNATGDVDRTNTLAQNEIVTQDVVQDPKTAALIAKYKALVAPIANKVIGHITTPSVVRTNDDSLESPLGNLIADAQLADPSVVSGGKAPVAAFMNPGGIRADLASNNGEVTFGQAFTVQPFNNFLVSMDMTGTQIKALLEQQFSGLNGPEAAKYKVLQVAGITYTWNPAAAAGSKIVAGSIKIAGQPLVDGTSYRIVTNNFLSDGGDGFAAFTTATNKVFGGLDIDAFANYLTAHDPYTPVATDRISLGS from the coding sequence ATGGCACGAGACAGAGCACGGTTGGGGGGACGGCGGGCGGCCGGGCTGCTCGCCGCCGGGACGGCCGTCGCGCTCGCCTTGGCCACGGGGGGATCGCTGAGCCAGGCCGGAGCTGCGACCCAGCCCGATGCCGCGGCCCGGACGACCACCGCGGAGGCGAAGAAGCCGAAGCCCACGCACTCGCAGATCGACCTGCTGGCGATCAACGACTTCCATGGCAACCTGGAGCCGGCCACCGGGTCCGGCGGCAACATCAACGGCATCCCGGCCGGCGGCGCGGCGTACCTGGCCACGCACCTGAAGCAGCTCCGGGCGGCCGCGGCGGCCAAGGGCGCGGACTCGGTGACGGTCGCCGCCGGTGACCTGATCGGTGCGTCGCCGCTGCTGTCGGCCGCGTTCCACGACGAGCCGACGGTGGAAGCGCTCAACGGGATGGGACTCGAGGCTGCGTCGGTGGGCAACCATGAGTTCGACGAGGGCTGGCACGAGCTGCTCCGGATGCAGAGCGGTGGCTGTCTGCCGGACGGCGACGGGCAGAACAACCAGAACTCCTGCCCGGACCCGGCGCACCCGTTCCCGGGGGCGAAGTACAAGTACCTGAGTGCGAACGTGTTCTTCACCAACACCCAGAAGACGCTGTTCGCGCCGTACACGATCAAGACCTTCAAGGACGGCAAGAAGGTCGCGTTCATCGGGATGACGCTCGAGAACACGCCGAACATCGTGACCAAGTCCGGTGTGGAGGGGCTGACCTTCAAGGACGAGGTCGAGACCGCGAACGCCCTGGTCCCGGTGCTGCACAAGAAGGGCGTGAAGTCGATCGTCGTGCTGCTGCACGAAGGCGGTTTCCCGGCCGACCCGAAGGCGTACAACAGCTGCCCGGGCATCTCCGGCCCGATCGTGGACATCAATGCCGGCCTGGACCCGGAGATCGACGCGATCATCTCGGGGCACACCCACCAGGCGTACAACTGCTCGCTGAAGGACAGCGCGGGCAATCCGCGGCTCGTGACCAGCGCGTCCTCGTTCGGGCGGATCGTCACCGACGTCCGGCTGAGCATCGACAACGCGACCGGTGACGTGGACCGGACGAACACCCTGGCGCAGAACGAGATCGTCACCCAGGACGTCGTCCAGGACCCGAAGACGGCCGCCCTGATCGCGAAGTACAAGGCACTGGTCGCCCCGATCGCGAACAAGGTGATCGGCCACATCACCACGCCGTCGGTGGTCCGGACGAACGACGACTCGCTCGAGTCGCCGCTGGGCAACCTGATTGCCGACGCGCAGCTGGCCGACCCGTCGGTGGTCTCCGGTGGCAAGGCGCCGGTCGCGGCGTTCATGAACCCGGGCGGTATCCGCGCCGACCTGGCCTCGAACAACGGTGAGGTGACCTTCGGCCAGGCGTTCACCGTGCAGCCGTTCAACAACTTCCTGGTGTCGATGGACATGACCGGGACGCAGATCAAGGCCCTGCTGGAGCAGCAGTTCTCCGGCCTGAACGGCCCGGAGGCGGCGAAGTACAAGGTGCTCCAGGTCGCGGGTATCACCTACACCTGGAACCCGGCGGCCGCGGCTGGTTCGAAGATCGTGGCCGGTTCGATCAAGATCGCGGGGCAGCCGCTGGTGGACGGTACGTCGTACCGGATCGTCACGAACAACTTCCTCTCCGACGGCGGCGACGGCTTCGCGGCCTTCACCACCGCGACGAACAAGGTGTTCGGCGGGCTGGACATCGACGCGTTCGCGAACTACCTGACCGCGCACGACCCGTACACCCCGGTCGCCACGGATCGGATCTCGCTCGGGTCCTGA
- a CDS encoding response regulator transcription factor: MSTLLLLTNALQASTEVLPSLALLPHQIRILPAEVAALVDAPDADAVLLDARRDLVAVRSASRLIRTTGIDVPLILVVTEGGLTAVNADWGADDVLLDTAGPAEIEARLRLVIGRLAATRNDEPESTLIRSGDVVIDEASYTAKLNGRALDLTYKEFELFKFLAQHPGRVFTREQLLQEVWGYDYFGGTRTVDVHVRRLRAKLGPEHEALIGTVRNVGYRFVVPPAPTARETADVKG, from the coding sequence GTGAGCACGTTGCTTCTGCTGACGAACGCGCTGCAGGCCTCCACCGAGGTGCTGCCGTCGCTCGCCCTGCTCCCCCACCAGATCCGGATCCTGCCGGCCGAGGTCGCCGCGCTGGTGGACGCCCCGGACGCCGACGCGGTGCTGCTGGACGCCCGCCGCGACCTGGTCGCGGTCCGGAGCGCGTCCCGGCTGATCCGCACCACCGGTATCGACGTACCGCTGATCCTGGTCGTCACCGAGGGCGGCCTGACCGCCGTCAACGCCGACTGGGGCGCGGACGACGTACTGCTCGACACCGCCGGCCCGGCCGAGATCGAGGCCCGGCTGCGACTCGTCATCGGCCGCCTGGCCGCGACCCGCAACGACGAGCCCGAGTCGACACTGATCCGCAGCGGCGACGTGGTCATCGACGAGGCGTCGTACACAGCGAAGCTGAACGGGCGGGCGCTCGACCTGACGTACAAGGAGTTCGAGCTGTTCAAGTTCCTCGCACAGCACCCGGGGCGGGTGTTCACGCGCGAGCAGCTCCTCCAGGAGGTCTGGGGCTACGACTACTTCGGCGGTACCCGGACGGTCGACGTGCACGTACGGCGGCTGCGCGCGAAGCTCGGCCCGGAGCACGAGGCGTTGATCGGTACCGTCCGCAACGTCGGATACCGGTTCGTCGTACCGCCCGCGCCTACTGCCCGCGAGACAGCGGACGTGAAGGGCTAG
- a CDS encoding MoaD/ThiS family protein: MPEVTIRYFAAARTAAGTSTATADAGSICELVSTVSTDRPELARVLSICTFLLDGERADPSTPLRPGALVDALPPFAGG, encoded by the coding sequence ATGCCGGAAGTGACCATCAGGTACTTCGCTGCCGCGCGAACGGCCGCGGGGACCTCGACGGCGACCGCGGACGCGGGCTCGATCTGCGAGCTGGTCAGCACCGTGTCGACCGACCGGCCGGAGCTGGCCCGGGTGCTGTCGATCTGCACGTTCCTGCTCGACGGTGAGCGCGCCGACCCGAGTACGCCGCTCCGCCCAGGTGCCTTGGTCGATGCCCTGCCCCCGTTCGCCGGGGGCTGA
- a CDS encoding DUF4352 domain-containing protein, giving the protein MTGRKLANIGLTLAVLVTIVALYRWTPTQKDIQDPTPVKGIVGRAVKTPRFDLTVNDVRVGKKLRIPNSTPDRDSLTDFVVVDATVTATREPIHILGVKIRSADGVTYLGSNRSGLDQVDLTGSQFSPDIPVRGSFVVEMPADKVPGATFLVMEKSILNDLEPQVTVPLGKDAPKLEDVVTLSTASDT; this is encoded by the coding sequence ATGACCGGCCGCAAGCTCGCCAACATCGGCCTAACCCTTGCCGTTCTCGTCACGATCGTCGCGCTGTATCGATGGACGCCGACGCAGAAGGACATCCAGGACCCGACCCCGGTGAAGGGCATCGTCGGACGCGCGGTCAAGACGCCACGATTCGACCTCACAGTGAACGACGTCCGGGTCGGCAAGAAGCTCCGGATCCCGAACTCGACACCGGACCGGGACAGCCTGACCGACTTCGTGGTCGTCGACGCGACCGTGACGGCGACCCGGGAGCCGATCCACATCCTGGGCGTGAAGATCCGGTCCGCGGACGGCGTCACGTACCTCGGTTCGAACCGCAGCGGCCTCGACCAGGTCGACCTGACCGGGTCGCAGTTCTCGCCGGACATCCCGGTGCGCGGCTCGTTCGTGGTCGAGATGCCGGCCGACAAGGTGCCTGGGGCAACGTTCCTGGTGATGGAGAAGTCGATCCTGAACGACCTAGAACCGCAGGTCACGGTCCCACTCGGCAAGGACGCGCCCAAACTCGAGGACGTCGTCACGCTCTCCACTGCGAGCGACACATGA
- the arfB gene encoding alternative ribosome rescue aminoacyl-tRNA hydrolase ArfB, which translates to MESGVTVRAGVVVPEGELMWRFSRSSGPGGQSVNTTDSRVELSFDVAGTTALSDVLKTRALERLQSRLVDGVLTIAASEYKSQWRNREAARERLAVLLREAIAPPPRKRRPTKPSKASVRRRLDDKKRRGETKRLRGRPSD; encoded by the coding sequence GTGGAGAGTGGAGTGACTGTGCGGGCGGGGGTTGTGGTTCCGGAGGGGGAGCTTATGTGGCGGTTCTCCCGGTCCAGTGGGCCGGGAGGGCAGTCGGTGAATACCACGGACAGCCGCGTCGAGTTGAGCTTCGACGTGGCCGGTACGACGGCGTTGAGCGACGTACTGAAGACGCGTGCGCTGGAGCGGCTGCAGTCGCGGCTGGTGGACGGCGTACTGACGATCGCGGCCTCGGAGTACAAGTCGCAGTGGCGCAACCGCGAGGCCGCACGCGAGCGACTGGCGGTGCTGCTGCGCGAGGCGATCGCTCCACCGCCCCGGAAGCGCCGGCCGACCAAGCCGAGCAAAGCGTCGGTACGGCGCCGCCTGGACGACAAGAAGCGCCGCGGCGAGACCAAGCGGCTCCGCGGCCGGCCGAGCGACTGA
- a CDS encoding TlpA family protein disulfide reductase — translation MSLGLWVLVGAVVAGVVLSVLKAWVDGRFRGKSEDDVERVTAAEVGGELGERATLLQFSSAFCAPCRATRRTLAEVEGMVDGVRHVELDAESHLELVRRLDILRTPTTLILDATGAVVKRASGAPRKPDVIAALATAIERQPS, via the coding sequence GTGAGTCTTGGACTGTGGGTGCTGGTCGGTGCGGTGGTCGCCGGTGTGGTGCTCAGTGTGCTCAAGGCCTGGGTTGACGGGCGCTTTCGTGGGAAGAGCGAGGACGACGTGGAGCGGGTGACGGCCGCGGAGGTCGGTGGTGAGCTCGGGGAGCGGGCGACGCTGCTGCAGTTCTCGTCGGCGTTCTGTGCGCCCTGCCGGGCGACCCGGCGGACGCTGGCCGAAGTCGAGGGTATGGTCGACGGCGTACGGCACGTCGAGCTGGACGCCGAGTCGCACCTCGAGCTGGTCCGGCGGTTGGACATCCTGCGGACGCCGACCACGCTGATCCTGGACGCCACCGGAGCCGTGGTGAAGCGCGCCAGCGGAGCACCCCGGAAGCCGGACGTGATCGCCGCGCTCGCCACCGCGATCGAGCGCCAGCCGAGCTGA
- a CDS encoding RDD family protein yields the protein MSSQAAGWYDDPEDPAQQRYWDGTAWTDHRRPQPSPQSPPPFRPAQHGQVYGSQPPVQPQPEPRYGQRLPQYQQYPQQPQYGQYAGQQPQYGQYGPQHPQQGYGYAGHGAKVAPDGQPLSGWWRRVFAKILDSIIASVIGLPLTGYFYYQYGHALSGYFHEVMRAAESGRPASPMAFPPELLKWMVPITLIGFVVSFLYEYLFLTKKGATPGKMALGIAVRHIPVPGRFVSTPPPGSAVAKRYGFQLGLSALGLVPIVGTLAGFAALLDYLWPLWDSRHQALHDKVADTYVVRV from the coding sequence GTGAGCTCTCAAGCAGCAGGTTGGTACGACGACCCCGAGGACCCCGCCCAGCAGCGTTACTGGGACGGCACCGCCTGGACCGACCACCGTCGCCCGCAGCCGAGCCCACAGAGCCCGCCGCCGTTCCGGCCCGCCCAGCACGGCCAGGTGTACGGCAGCCAGCCGCCGGTGCAGCCGCAGCCGGAACCACGCTACGGCCAGCGACTGCCGCAGTACCAGCAGTACCCCCAGCAACCCCAGTACGGCCAGTACGCGGGCCAGCAACCGCAGTACGGCCAGTACGGCCCGCAGCATCCGCAGCAGGGCTACGGCTATGCCGGTCACGGGGCGAAGGTTGCTCCCGATGGACAGCCCCTGTCCGGCTGGTGGCGGCGGGTGTTCGCCAAGATCCTCGACAGCATCATCGCCAGCGTCATCGGCCTGCCGCTGACCGGCTACTTCTACTACCAGTACGGCCATGCGTTGAGCGGCTACTTCCACGAAGTGATGCGCGCCGCGGAGTCCGGCAGGCCCGCGTCCCCGATGGCTTTCCCGCCTGAGCTCTTGAAGTGGATGGTTCCGATCACGCTGATCGGCTTCGTGGTCTCGTTCCTCTACGAGTACCTGTTCCTCACCAAGAAGGGTGCGACGCCGGGCAAGATGGCGCTCGGGATCGCCGTCCGGCACATCCCGGTGCCAGGCCGGTTCGTCTCGACGCCTCCGCCGGGCAGCGCCGTCGCCAAGCGGTACGGGTTCCAGCTCGGGCTCAGTGCGCTCGGACTGGTCCCGATCGTCGGTACGCTCGCCGGTTTCGCCGCGCTGCTCGACTACCTGTGGCCGTTGTGGGACAGCAGGCACCAGGCGTTGCACGACAAGGTGGCGGACACGTACGTCGTCCGCGTGTGA
- a CDS encoding DUF4395 domain-containing protein: MSEQHVTPNSTRQVDPRGLRFAAAITTVVLALTLVLNNPWPLAVQAVVFAISVAFGVQASPYGWLFKRLVRPRLGKPTELEDAAPPRFAQLVGLVFAIAGLAGYLTGATVLGVVATGFALVAAFVNAAVGLCLGCEAYLLIHRIRTPSTATN; this comes from the coding sequence ATGTCCGAACAACACGTGACCCCGAACTCGACCCGGCAGGTCGATCCACGGGGTCTGCGGTTCGCGGCCGCCATCACCACGGTGGTCCTGGCGTTGACGCTGGTCCTGAACAACCCCTGGCCGCTCGCGGTGCAGGCCGTGGTCTTCGCGATCTCTGTCGCGTTCGGCGTCCAGGCCTCGCCGTACGGCTGGCTGTTCAAGCGGTTGGTCCGGCCCCGGCTCGGCAAGCCGACGGAGCTGGAGGACGCGGCCCCGCCGCGGTTCGCCCAGCTGGTCGGCCTGGTCTTCGCGATCGCCGGTCTGGCCGGTTACCTGACCGGTGCGACCGTGCTGGGAGTTGTCGCCACGGGATTCGCCCTGGTGGCCGCGTTCGTGAACGCCGCCGTCGGGCTCTGCCTCGGCTGCGAGGCCTATCTACTGATCCACCGCATTCGTACGCCATCCACCGCTACCAACTGA
- a CDS encoding sulfurtransferase — MSRESALVSADWVEEHKFDDGVVLIEVDEDVSAYDAGHIAGAIKLDWKNDLQDAVRRDFVNQEQFSALLSERGVKNEDTVVLYGGNNNWFAAYAYWYFKLYGHEDVRLLDGGRKRWELDSRELTDEVVKREATEYTAKAPNLDIRAFRDEVNEAIGVKNLVDVRSPDEYAGRLLAPAHLPQEQAQRAGHIPTAANIPWSKAANDDGTFRADDELKQLYADAGVDFGKDTIAYCRIGERSAHTWFVLHEILGQQNVKNYDGSWTEWGSLVGVPVALGDEPGKA; from the coding sequence ATGAGCAGGGAATCCGCGCTCGTCTCGGCCGACTGGGTCGAGGAGCACAAGTTCGACGACGGCGTTGTCCTGATCGAGGTCGACGAAGACGTCTCGGCGTACGACGCCGGCCACATCGCCGGAGCGATCAAGCTGGACTGGAAGAACGACCTGCAGGACGCGGTCCGCCGCGACTTCGTGAACCAGGAGCAGTTCAGCGCGCTGCTGTCCGAGCGTGGCGTGAAGAACGAGGACACCGTCGTGCTGTACGGCGGCAACAACAACTGGTTCGCCGCGTACGCGTACTGGTACTTCAAGCTCTACGGCCACGAAGACGTCCGGCTGCTCGACGGCGGCCGCAAGCGCTGGGAACTGGACAGCCGCGAGCTGACCGACGAGGTCGTCAAGCGCGAGGCCACCGAGTACACCGCGAAGGCCCCGAACCTCGACATCCGCGCGTTCCGCGACGAGGTCAACGAGGCGATCGGCGTGAAGAACCTCGTCGACGTCCGCAGCCCCGACGAGTACGCCGGCCGGCTGCTCGCCCCGGCGCACCTCCCGCAGGAGCAGGCGCAGCGCGCCGGCCACATCCCGACCGCGGCGAACATCCCGTGGAGCAAGGCGGCCAACGACGACGGCACCTTCCGCGCCGACGACGAGCTCAAGCAGCTGTACGCCGACGCCGGGGTGGACTTCGGCAAGGACACGATCGCGTACTGCCGGATCGGCGAGCGCTCGGCGCACACCTGGTTCGTGCTGCACGAGATCCTCGGCCAGCAGAACGTGAAGAACTACGACGGTTCCTGGACCGAGTGGGGTTCGCTGGTCGGCGTACCCGTTGCCCTCGGCGACGAGCCCGGAAAGGCGTGA
- a CDS encoding DUF1416 domain-containing protein, which yields MCGAKQGGLDLKGVDVDKEAVIQGQVLRGEEPVGGAYVRLLDSTGEFTAEVPTSATGHFRFFAAPGNWTLRTLAPKAQPVDRQVVAQYGEVAEVAVTV from the coding sequence ATGTGCGGAGCTAAGCAGGGCGGCCTCGACCTCAAGGGTGTCGACGTCGACAAGGAAGCGGTCATCCAGGGCCAGGTGCTGCGCGGCGAGGAGCCGGTCGGCGGCGCATACGTACGGCTGCTGGACAGCACCGGCGAGTTCACCGCCGAGGTCCCGACCTCGGCGACCGGGCACTTCCGGTTCTTCGCGGCGCCGGGCAACTGGACGCTGCGCACGCTGGCCCCCAAGGCCCAACCGGTCGACCGCCAGGTCGTCGCGCAGTACGGCGAGGTCGCGGAAGTGGCCGTCACCGTCTGA
- a CDS encoding choice-of-anchor P family protein, producing the protein MRPRIGYKKLAAVGVAAVVGVASTIALTSGSASASPVFGYSGYSYGTDVESGLANSGPQVMSKFGCTTDATRHDSNDLATANVNNQAIARTVRTETHAFNDKSGTGVQSNASAVDIKLGNLLTLTGVKTTTTAKYSKGQLSYTGNTTFAGVKIGAVSVPSLLAPKWNTKVAVPGLGYIVLNRVGGVKTASGIYSYAQAVVLHATVKNQYIPQGVDVAILKTRAEISKPATALVIGDAYGTKANADKLVVSGPTSLQTTCQGTEGKTVRVAIGELNIPKVAYVGAVYTTKNGAIGTNKSYINFTSHVAGVKVGSLSIGAIESSASAWKTKDGKAGVSSSSQIASITVGHKTYRVPTGENATLDIPGIARLTFNQVMRQKRYISVNALVIDVYSLNTKVIVGHSAAGVVS; encoded by the coding sequence ATGCGACCCCGCATCGGATACAAGAAGCTCGCTGCCGTCGGAGTTGCGGCGGTCGTCGGCGTAGCTTCTACGATCGCGCTGACCTCGGGTTCGGCGTCCGCCTCGCCGGTTTTCGGATACAGCGGTTACTCGTACGGCACTGACGTCGAGTCCGGTTTGGCGAACAGCGGCCCGCAGGTCATGAGCAAGTTCGGTTGCACCACGGACGCCACCCGGCACGACAGCAACGATCTCGCCACGGCGAACGTGAACAACCAGGCGATCGCGCGCACCGTGCGGACGGAAACGCACGCTTTCAACGACAAGAGCGGGACGGGCGTGCAGAGCAACGCGTCCGCGGTCGACATCAAGCTCGGCAACCTGCTCACGCTGACGGGCGTGAAGACGACCACGACGGCGAAGTACTCGAAGGGCCAGCTGTCCTACACCGGCAACACCACCTTCGCGGGCGTGAAGATCGGTGCGGTCTCGGTCCCGTCGCTGCTGGCGCCGAAGTGGAACACCAAGGTCGCGGTCCCGGGCCTGGGCTACATCGTGCTGAACCGTGTCGGCGGCGTGAAGACCGCGTCGGGCATCTACTCGTACGCTCAGGCGGTCGTGCTGCACGCGACGGTCAAGAACCAGTACATCCCGCAGGGCGTCGACGTCGCGATCCTGAAGACCCGTGCGGAGATCTCGAAGCCGGCCACCGCGCTGGTCATCGGCGACGCGTACGGCACCAAGGCCAACGCCGACAAGCTGGTCGTCTCCGGTCCCACCTCGCTCCAGACCACCTGCCAGGGTACTGAGGGCAAGACGGTCCGGGTCGCCATCGGCGAGCTGAACATCCCGAAGGTCGCCTACGTCGGTGCGGTGTACACCACCAAGAACGGCGCCATCGGCACCAACAAGTCCTACATCAACTTCACCTCGCACGTCGCGGGCGTGAAGGTGGGCAGCCTGTCCATCGGCGCGATCGAGTCCTCCGCCTCCGCGTGGAAGACCAAGGACGGCAAGGCGGGCGTGAGCTCGTCCTCGCAGATCGCCTCGATCACCGTCGGGCACAAGACCTACCGGGTCCCGACCGGCGAGAACGCGACGCTGGACATCCCGGGTATCGCGCGGCTGACCTTCAACCAGGTCATGCGGCAGAAGCGGTACATCTCGGTGAACGCCCTCGTCATCGACGTCTACAGCCTGAACACCAAGGTCATCGTCGGCCACTCGGCCGCCGGCGTCGTCAGCTGA
- the dtd gene encoding D-aminoacyl-tRNA deacylase has translation MRAVVQRVSQASVTVDGEVVGAIDGPGLLILLGVTHDDTAEKAAALAAKIWTLRILEGERSAADEQAPILAISQFTLYADTRKGRRPSWSAAAPGPVSEPLYDAFCTALQDLGAKVERGIFGADMKVALVNDGPVTLILDA, from the coding sequence ATGAGAGCCGTAGTACAGCGAGTCAGTCAGGCGTCGGTCACCGTGGACGGCGAGGTGGTCGGGGCGATCGACGGGCCCGGGTTACTGATCCTGCTCGGTGTCACCCACGACGACACCGCCGAGAAGGCGGCCGCACTGGCCGCGAAGATCTGGACGCTGCGCATCCTCGAGGGCGAGCGCTCGGCCGCCGACGAACAGGCGCCGATCCTCGCGATCAGCCAGTTCACGCTGTACGCCGACACGCGCAAGGGCCGGCGACCGTCCTGGAGCGCCGCGGCCCCGGGCCCGGTCTCCGAGCCGCTGTACGACGCGTTCTGCACCGCACTGCAGGACCTCGGCGCGAAGGTCGAACGCGGCATCTTCGGCGCCGACATGAAAGTTGCCCTCGTCAACGACGGCCCGGTCACCCTGATCCTGGACGCATAA
- a CDS encoding 3-keto-5-aminohexanoate cleavage protein has product MASTLITVAPTGAETAKADCPALPTTLDELVETAKRCEAAGAAMIHIHIRDGEHKPTLDLGRLTETVAAVRENTALIVQLSTGGAVTDPYERRLRVLDAAPDSCSLTMGTVNFGDDVFMNPWPFVTQLFQLTQEREVVPEFELFDLGHVAALHRLLDKYGLPYGGRVHCDLVMGVPGGMPGTADALVAAVNALPDAVTSWSATGIGRTSLTVALAALSKGGNLRVGMEDTLTLAKGVPVTHNAELVERAASLATLAQRPPMSPDEARTLLNVK; this is encoded by the coding sequence ATGGCGTCGACTCTGATCACTGTTGCTCCCACCGGTGCCGAGACCGCGAAGGCGGACTGCCCGGCCCTGCCGACCACGCTCGACGAGCTGGTCGAGACGGCCAAGCGCTGCGAGGCGGCCGGCGCGGCGATGATCCACATCCACATCCGCGACGGCGAGCACAAGCCGACCCTGGACCTCGGCCGGCTGACCGAGACGGTCGCGGCGGTCCGCGAGAACACCGCGCTGATCGTCCAGCTCTCCACGGGCGGCGCAGTCACCGATCCGTACGAGCGCCGCCTGCGCGTCCTGGACGCCGCACCGGACTCCTGCTCGCTGACGATGGGGACGGTCAACTTCGGCGACGACGTGTTCATGAACCCGTGGCCGTTCGTGACGCAGCTGTTCCAGCTGACGCAGGAGCGGGAGGTCGTTCCCGAGTTCGAGCTGTTCGACCTCGGTCACGTCGCGGCGCTGCACCGGCTGCTGGACAAGTACGGTCTGCCGTACGGCGGACGCGTGCACTGCGACCTGGTGATGGGCGTACCCGGTGGCATGCCCGGTACGGCGGACGCGCTCGTTGCCGCCGTCAACGCTCTGCCCGACGCCGTCACGTCCTGGTCCGCCACGGGCATCGGCCGTACGTCGCTGACGGTTGCCCTGGCCGCCCTGTCGAAGGGCGGCAACCTCCGGGTGGGGATGGAGGACACCCTGACGCTGGCGAAGGGCGTACCGGTCACCCACAACGCCGAGCTTGTCGAACGAGCCGCCTCGCTGGCGACCCTGGCTCAGCGGCCTCCGATGTCGCCGGACGAGGCCCGCACCCTGCTCAACGTGAAGTAG
- a CDS encoding molybdopterin-dependent oxidoreductase: MKLPAVPTFRSPLHHPRVATVLGRWLGTTVVICFLTGLYSHFLQDTPGWLPVPSRPANLYRVTQGLHVLSGTVAVPLLLAKLWTVYPKLFAKPDLKAVGQLIERLSILVLVSSMALELFIGFVNTLQWYPWPFPFRQTHYALAWVIVGALLVHIAVKLPLIRAHWRRTPEPVPESLPPEITGLTRRGLFRTVTGAAALIGVTTVGQSLTPLGSVAVLAPRKPGIGPQGLPVNRTAEAAGVTGIDADWRFTIAGPRQLSYTLDELRALPQSRSALPIACVEGWSQGARWEGVRIRDLLALCGAPAKSRVRVVSMEKGGFYATSELPEEFAADPLTLLALQLNGSPLALDHGFPARIIAPNRPGVLQTKWVHRLEVVA, encoded by the coding sequence ATGAAGCTTCCGGCAGTCCCCACGTTCCGGTCGCCGTTGCACCATCCACGGGTCGCGACGGTGCTCGGGCGGTGGCTCGGGACCACTGTGGTGATCTGTTTCCTGACCGGTCTCTACAGCCACTTCCTGCAGGACACCCCGGGCTGGCTGCCCGTACCGAGTCGCCCGGCCAACCTGTACCGCGTCACGCAGGGCCTGCACGTGCTCAGCGGAACCGTCGCCGTACCACTGCTGCTCGCCAAGCTCTGGACGGTCTACCCGAAGCTCTTCGCGAAGCCCGACCTGAAGGCCGTCGGCCAACTGATCGAGCGCCTGTCGATCCTGGTCCTGGTCTCCTCGATGGCACTCGAACTGTTCATCGGCTTCGTCAACACCCTGCAGTGGTACCCGTGGCCGTTCCCGTTCCGCCAGACGCACTACGCGCTCGCATGGGTCATCGTCGGCGCGCTCCTGGTCCATATAGCCGTCAAACTGCCGCTGATCCGCGCCCACTGGCGCCGTACGCCGGAACCCGTACCGGAGTCGCTCCCGCCCGAGATCACCGGCCTCACCCGCCGCGGCCTGTTCCGTACCGTCACCGGCGCCGCCGCGCTCATCGGCGTCACGACCGTCGGCCAGTCCCTGACGCCGCTCGGCTCGGTCGCCGTACTCGCGCCGCGCAAGCCGGGGATCGGGCCGCAGGGATTGCCGGTGAACCGTACGGCGGAAGCGGCCGGGGTCACCGGGATCGACGCCGACTGGCGGTTCACGATCGCGGGCCCTCGGCAACTGTCCTACACCCTCGACGAGTTGCGGGCACTGCCACAGAGCCGGTCGGCGTTGCCGATCGCCTGTGTGGAGGGGTGGAGCCAGGGAGCTCGGTGGGAGGGAGTACGGATCCGGGACCTCCTCGCGTTGTGCGGGGCGCCGGCGAAGTCACGGGTACGGGTGGTGTCGATGGAGAAGGGTGGGTTCTACGCGACCAGTGAGTTGCCGGAGGAGTTTGCTGCGGATCCGCTGACCCTTCTGGCACTGCAGTTGAACGGGAGTCCGCTCGCACTCGACCACGGCTTCCCGGCGCGGATCATTGCGCCCAACCGGCCGGGCGTTCTCCAGACCAAGTGGGTTCATCGATTGGAGGTCGTCGCGTGA